One window from the genome of Malus domestica chromosome 01, GDT2T_hap1 encodes:
- the LOC103421113 gene encoding chalcone--flavanone isomerase isoform X1: MAPTPSLAGLQVETTAFPPSAKPPGSSNTLFLGGAGVRGLEIQGNFVKFTAIGVYLEENAVPLLAVKWKGKTAEELTESVEFFRDIVTGPFEKFIQVTMILPLTGQQYSDKVSENCVAFWKSIGIYTDAEGKAIEKFLEVFKDQNFPPGASILFTQSPKGSLTISFSRDASVPKAANTVIENKLLSEAVLESIVGKHGVSPAAKQSLATRLSKLLNGCKESYGAKARNEKVEA, from the exons ATGGCTCCAACGCCATCGCTCGCCGGACTCCAGGTCGAGACGACTGCGTTTCCACCGTCCGCCAAACCTCCGGGCTCCTCTAACACTCTGTTCCTCGGCGGCGCAG GGGTGAGGGGGCTGGAGATTCAGGGGAACTTCGTGAAGTTCACGGCGATCGGAGTGTACTTGGAGGAAAACGCCGTGCCTCTGCTCGCCGTTAAGTGGAAGGGTAAGACGGCCGAGGAGTTGACGGAGTCCGTTGAGTTCTTCAGGGACATCGTTACAG GTCCGTTTGAGAAATTCATTCAAGTGACAATGATACTGCCACTGACAGGCCAGCAATACTCTGACAAAGTTTCGGAGAATTGCGTTGCCTTTTGGAAGTCAATCGGAATTTACACTGATGCAGAAGGCAAAGCCATTGAAAAGTTCCTTGAAGTCTTCAAAGATCAAAACTTCCCACCCGGCGCCTCCATTCTTTTCACGCAATCTCCCAAAGGATCACTAACG ATCAGCTTCTCTAGAGATGCATCCGTACCTAAAGCTGCAAACACGGTGATAgaaaacaaactactttccgaGGCAGTTCTAGAATCGATCGTTGGAAAGCACGGTGTTTCTCCTGCAGCAAAGCAAAGTTTGGCCACAAGGTTATCTAAATTGTTGAATGGGTGCAAGGAATCTTATGGTGCTAAAGCCCGAAATGAAAAAGTGGAGGCATGA
- the LOC103421113 gene encoding chalcone--flavanone isomerase isoform X2 encodes MAPTPSLAGLQVETTAFPPSAKPPGSSNTLFLGGAGVRGLEIQGNFVKFTAIGVYLEENAVPLLAVKWKGKTAEELTESVEFFRDIVTGPFEKFIQVTMILPLTGQQYSDKVSENCVAFWKSIGIYTDAEGKAIEKFLEVFKDQNFPPGASILFTQSPKGSLTLL; translated from the exons ATGGCTCCAACGCCATCGCTCGCCGGACTCCAGGTCGAGACGACTGCGTTTCCACCGTCCGCCAAACCTCCGGGCTCCTCTAACACTCTGTTCCTCGGCGGCGCAG GGGTGAGGGGGCTGGAGATTCAGGGGAACTTCGTGAAGTTCACGGCGATCGGAGTGTACTTGGAGGAAAACGCCGTGCCTCTGCTCGCCGTTAAGTGGAAGGGTAAGACGGCCGAGGAGTTGACGGAGTCCGTTGAGTTCTTCAGGGACATCGTTACAG GTCCGTTTGAGAAATTCATTCAAGTGACAATGATACTGCCACTGACAGGCCAGCAATACTCTGACAAAGTTTCGGAGAATTGCGTTGCCTTTTGGAAGTCAATCGGAATTTACACTGATGCAGAAGGCAAAGCCATTGAAAAGTTCCTTGAAGTCTTCAAAGATCAAAACTTCCCACCCGGCGCCTCCATTCTTTTCACGCAATCTCCCAAAGGATCACTAACG CTTCTCTAG